The Rhodohalobacter sp. SW132 DNA segment CCAATCTGAACTCTTTTCCGTCTTTACCACGGTTCAGAAAAATAAAGTGATCAGTCATACTGCGCACCGTTACCAGGCTTGCGCCCTTAAAATTATTTTCCCCGACTGCCTTTTCTGCATCGTATGTATATCGTTCAGGATCAAACGGTTCTCCCTTTTCCTGTATGATGATTTCAATCTCTGAAAAAGTATATTGAAACCAAACTTCTATATAACCGGTTTCTTCTTTAAATGCATAAAGTACGATATCTGTCAGAATTTCATCCACCGCCAGTGCCATACAGGCCGCGTCGGGCGGATCAAATCCCATATTCACACACCATTTGTAGGTAAAGTCCGTTGCCGAACCCACCATCTGGAGTCGTGCTTCGAGATACAGATGAGCTTCCATTTTCCCTGGGTTTTTGGCTAATTACTTCAACATATAAAACAATGATGAGACCCTTCGTAGGTGAATTACTTTCTTTGAGGTAGGTAAAACTCTTAACTTGCTTAGATGGGTAGTAACCTTTTTTCTTAAAAGAAACTGAAATTATCCCAGTTTAATACTCTGTTCAACCCTGTCTCACAGATTCGAAGATTTGTGTATCTATAAAGTGAAATTTTGAACCAATGATTTACCAGACAAAAGATTAGATTTTCCCATCAAATTGTCATCGACAACAGTGCAGCAGATTAAACAACATTGACAAACAGGAACTTTATTTAATCAGATTTATGCATTGAACTCAGGATCAAACAAATTTTTCACTGTCCACCCACTTTACGGCGTAAAAAATAAACTCTGTTGAGTTTTTGAAATTTAGCTTTTCCTTAATTCTGAACCGATAGGTTTCGATTGTTTTTACTGCCAGATGAAGCTGTTCAGCAATTTCTGCGCTGCTCTTCCCCCGGCCGGTCAACTCAAAGACTTCCAGCTCGCGATCACTCAGCACATCAACCGGGGACTCTAACGTCCCTGATTTCCCACTTAAAGCATTTAACAGAAGTTTTTCACCAATCTCTTCACTGAGAAACATTCCTCCGTTCAGCACTTTTCTGACAGCTTTAAGCAGAACATCACTCGGTTCAAATTTCATCACATACCCTTTGGCTCCTGCCCGAAGCGCCCGTTCAGCGTAAAGTGAAACATCATGTCGGGATACGACAAGGCTCAAAAGGTCTGGATATTGAAAAAGGAGGTTTTTTACAAGTTCAATGCCACTCATCCCCGGCAGTGACACATCCACAATAGCCAGATTGGCATCTAACCCTTCAAACCTTTCCAATGCGTCTTCTGCTCTTTCAAATTGTGCCACCACTTCATATCCCGGTTCGGCTTCAATAGTACTGACCAGTCCTTTTCTCATGATGGGATGATCGTCGACAATTACAACCCTTTTTTTAAATGAATTTGCCATAATTATTTGTGATTTAAAGTTCTCCCAAATGGCATTGATACTGATTATACAAAATATTCCACATTGTTTGGAATCAGGCACCGGAGCCTGGTTAAATCATCCTCTGTCCGTTTAAGCTCCAGTATTCCGCCCATAATTCCAGCCCTGTGCTTCATGATCTGAATTCCTTTCCCTTCATGCTTCTTTATTTTATCGCCAAATCCTACCCCATCATCATCAACCAACAGCGCCAGATGGTGTTTATTTTTTGAAAGTCTGATTTCAATGTGTTTAGCCCTTCCATGTTTTACCCCGTTGTTAACGGCTTCCTGTACAATCCTGTACAAATGAAGGGCCATGGTGTGATTTTCGATCTCAATGTTATCATCAGCTACCAGATTGCAGGTTATTCCCGTCATTCTCTTCGTTTTCTTGCACAGGTCTTTAATCGCCAGTATGAGTCCTTTTTTCTCAATTTCAACCTGAACCATATCCCTTGCTATTGACCGGGCCATCTCATCTGCTTCTTTGATCATTCCGGCTATTTCATCCACTTCATCCGCCCCAGGCAGTGCATTGGCATTCAGTTTTCTTGCCAGGCTTTCCGATAGCATTCGAATGCCGGTAAGCATCTGCCCTAACCCGTCGTGAAGATCTCTGCCAATACGCCTCCGCTCCTCATTGCCAATCTCAATAAGCTGTCGCTCCAGCTCCCGCCGTGAGCTCAGATCCCGTATGATTCCTGCAAAGATTCTGCTCTTTTCGCACATGATTTCACTCACAGCAAGTTCAATCGGAAACACACTGCCATCTTTTCTTAATCCCTGGGTTTCTCTGCCTATCCCAATAACCTTTTTTTCCCCGGTCTCCAGGTAATTATTCATGTATTTATCATGATTATCGTTATATGGGAAAGGCATCAATATTTTCAAATTTTCTCCGATCAATTCGTCATTTTTATACCCAAACATTCTCGAAACTGATTTATTTACCGACAGTATTGTCCCCTTCGAATTCGCTGTGATGATTGCATCGGAGCTTGTGGATAAAATTGCTTCAGCAATGGCCTGGCTCTGGTTCAAACGGCTCTCAGCCTCTTTCAGCTTATCGATCTCACCCAATGTGATGATGCAGTTGAGTGGTGTCTTTTCCTGGTCTTTTAGAAGTTTAGCCCGAATTTCAAGCCATACCCTTGACCCGCTTTTGTGAACACCGTGCCAGTGACCATATACCGGTTCAGATTGGGAGCATTTACGAAAGAGTTCACGCAGCGGAAGTTCACTTTTATTGTCAAACAAAACATTGATCGGCCGGTTTAAAACCTCTTCCTTTGTAAAACCAAAAATCTCTTCATTTGCACTGTTCCAGAACAGAATATGCCCTCTCAAATCGGTCACAATAACGCCATGAAGAATATTCTCCAGAATATGTATCGTTTGATCCGTAAAAAAAATTGACATGATATCCCCCCTCTATAATAGAATATACAAAATCCTGATCTCAGATGGGTATTGCGGGAGACATTGATGGGGGACAAAGTTCGACTCGAAAGAGAGAACA contains these protein-coding regions:
- a CDS encoding response regulator transcription factor, encoding MANSFKKRVVIVDDHPIMRKGLVSTIEAEPGYEVVAQFERAEDALERFEGLDANLAIVDVSLPGMSGIELVKNLLFQYPDLLSLVVSRHDVSLYAERALRAGAKGYVMKFEPSDVLLKAVRKVLNGGMFLSEEIGEKLLLNALSGKSGTLESPVDVLSDRELEVFELTGRGKSSAEIAEQLHLAVKTIETYRFRIKEKLNFKNSTEFIFYAVKWVDSEKFV
- a CDS encoding PAS domain S-box protein; amino-acid sequence: MSIFFTDQTIHILENILHGVIVTDLRGHILFWNSANEEIFGFTKEEVLNRPINVLFDNKSELPLRELFRKCSQSEPVYGHWHGVHKSGSRVWLEIRAKLLKDQEKTPLNCIITLGEIDKLKEAESRLNQSQAIAEAILSTSSDAIITANSKGTILSVNKSVSRMFGYKNDELIGENLKILMPFPYNDNHDKYMNNYLETGEKKVIGIGRETQGLRKDGSVFPIELAVSEIMCEKSRIFAGIIRDLSSRRELERQLIEIGNEERRRIGRDLHDGLGQMLTGIRMLSESLARKLNANALPGADEVDEIAGMIKEADEMARSIARDMVQVEIEKKGLILAIKDLCKKTKRMTGITCNLVADDNIEIENHTMALHLYRIVQEAVNNGVKHGRAKHIEIRLSKNKHHLALLVDDDGVGFGDKIKKHEGKGIQIMKHRAGIMGGILELKRTEDDLTRLRCLIPNNVEYFV